A stretch of Miscanthus floridulus cultivar M001 chromosome 13, ASM1932011v1, whole genome shotgun sequence DNA encodes these proteins:
- the LOC136500439 gene encoding uncharacterized protein, translated as MRLNKVEVNLIRLLEAAPRQQNQAKLVYYVTTARELLEQLGAETTPEGISSISKAKLSEYSEKIEALASRLAASVPENEKQIIESRDEISYEDAKPESPISLSSGLRRRSTAHAEVGPHHQEGKGDIGAPIKLDAEAQAHIEKHRKLQEDLTDEMVELAQQLKERSLMMNQSVQETEKILDSTERAVEQSLASTGHATSRAAEVYSLASKTTCFQWLLMFVMTCMFVMVVLLIRIT; from the exons ATGAGGCTCAACAAGGTGGAAGTGAACCTTATAAGGCTGCTGGAGGCCGCTCCCCGGCAGCAAAATCaggctaaactagtctat TATGTAACCACAGCCCGGGAGCTTTTGGAGCAGCTAGGAGCTGAGACTACACCAGAAGGGATATCAAG CATTTCAAAAGCTAAGCTTTCTGAGTATTCAGAAAAGATTGAAGCACTAGCTTCCAGGCTTGCTGCTTCAGTG CCTGAAAATGAAAAGCAAATTATTGAAAGCAGAGATGAAATCTCTTATGAAGACGCAAAGCCAGAAAGTCCAATATCTTTATCATCAGGACTGCGAAGGAGATCAAC AGCCCATGCCGAAGTTGGACCACACCATCAGGAAGGAAAAGGAGATATTGGAGCACCTATAAAATTGGATGCAGAAGCTCAGGCTCACATTGAGAAGCATAG GAAGCTCCAAGAAGATTTGACTGATGAAATGGTCGAGTTAGCACAGCAACTGAAGGAACGTAGCCTAATGATGAACCAATCTGTGCAGGAGACAGAGAAG ATCCTTGATTCTACCGAGAGGGCCGTCGAGCAGAGCTTGGCAAGCACGGGCCACGCAACCTCGCGAGCTGCAGAGGTCTACTCACTAGCTTCCAAGACTACGTGCTTCCAGTGGCTTCTAATGTTTGTGATGACCTGCATGTTTGTAATGGTTGTTCTGCTCATAAGGATCACCTGA